A region of the Chryseobacterium gotjawalense genome:
GTAGTGAACCTCCGATAAATACTGTTTATACCGATCCTCAAATTATCGGAATGACTCAAAAAGACGTTACCAAATATTTTTGGGATTATGCAGAAGCGAATTCGAAATTAGCACGGGAACGTTACCATACCGATAATCCGGGAACAGATGCTTCAGTGATTACTACGGGAGGTTCTGGTTTTGGTTTAATGACCATTCTGGTAGCCATTAAAAATGGTGATGTTCCACGGACAGAAGCCGTTTCCAGATTGACAACTTCTCTTAATTTTTTGCAGAATGCCAACCGTTTTCATGGAGCCTGGCCTCATTGGATTAATGGTAATAATGGAAATGTGATTCCTTTTGGTACAATGGATAATGGAGGTGATTTGGTTGAAACAGCATTTCTTGTTCAAGGGTTAATCTGTGTTCGGGAATATTTTAAAACTTCTACAGATGCACAGGAACTCGCTTTGAGTAAAAAAGCTGATGAACTCTGGAAAGGTGTCGAATGGAATTGGTATACCCAAGGTCAAAACGTTTTGTACTGGCACTGGTCGCCCAATTACGATTTTCAGATGAATCTAAAAATACAGGGTTATGATGAAACTTTAATTACATATATTCTGGCGGCGGCTTCACCCAATTATTCTATTGCTAAAACAGTTTATCAACAGGGTTGGGCAAGAAATGGGAGTATAAAAACTGCCGCATCACAATATGGAATCCCATTGATAGTTAATCATAATGGAGCAAGTGGAACAGTAGGACCAATGTTTTTCTCACACTACTCTTTCCTTGGTTTGGATCCACGCGGACTTTCCGATGAATACGTGAGTTATGGAGATGCTGCAACAAATCATGCAAAAATAATGCATCAGTATGCCATCGAAAATCCTAAAAACTGGATGGGTTACAGTACAAAGAATTGGGGATTAACTGCAAGTTACAGCCGAAACACAGATGGGACAACCGGCTATTCTGCCCATCAGCCGAACAATGATTTAGGAGTGATTTCTCCTACAGCAGCCATTTCCAATATAGCTTATACTCCCGCAGAAAGCATAAGCTATTTAAGGTTTTTGTATAACGAAAATTATGCGAAATATGTTGGTGTAGCAGGTCCATTTGATGCATATTCAGTCCATTATAACTGGGTTACTCCAAGATATTTAGCAATAGATCAGGGAACAATTTCTCCGATGATTGAAAACCATCAGTCAGAGTTCCTTTGGAAATTATTTATGAATGCGCCGGATATTAAGCAGGGATTAATTAAATTGGGGTTTCATTCAAGCAGATATGGATTTTAAAAAAAATTAAAAATTTCGAAATTAATTAGGTATTCATGAAGAAAATTATTCTTATTTCAGCATTTGCCGGTGTGTTGTTAATGTCGTGTGAAAGTACGAAACCAGTTATTAAAGCAACCGAAAATCAGATGATAAACAAATCAGATGAAGCATTGATGAATCAGGTACAGAGAGATGTATTAAAATATTTCTGGGAAGAAGCTGAACCCAACTCCAGGTTAGGACGGGAGCGTTATCATGAGGACAATATTTATCCTCAAAATGATAAAAACGTTATTACTACTGGAGGCTCAGGTTTCGGAATGATGACCATTCTCGTCGGAGTTGAAAGAAAATTTATTCCTCGAAAAGAAGCCGTTCAGCGATTAACGACGATGGCAGATTTTCTGGCAAAATCAGACCGGCATCATGGCGCTTGGTCGCATTGGATTAATGGAGAAACCGGAAAAACAGTTCCATTTGGTAAAAAAGATAATGGTGGTGATTTAGTAGAAACTGCATTTTTAGTTCAGGGAATTATTTCAGTGCGGGAATACTTTAAAAACGGAAATCAGGAAGAAAAAATTCTTGC
Encoded here:
- a CDS encoding glucoamylase family protein, whose protein sequence is MKKSIQLLAVAFLLVSCSRDSPPKSGGTPIGGGGSEPPINTVYTDPQIIGMTQKDVTKYFWDYAEANSKLARERYHTDNPGTDASVITTGGSGFGLMTILVAIKNGDVPRTEAVSRLTTSLNFLQNANRFHGAWPHWINGNNGNVIPFGTMDNGGDLVETAFLVQGLICVREYFKTSTDAQELALSKKADELWKGVEWNWYTQGQNVLYWHWSPNYDFQMNLKIQGYDETLITYILAAASPNYSIAKTVYQQGWARNGSIKTAASQYGIPLIVNHNGASGTVGPMFFSHYSFLGLDPRGLSDEYVSYGDAATNHAKIMHQYAIENPKNWMGYSTKNWGLTASYSRNTDGTTGYSAHQPNNDLGVISPTAAISNIAYTPAESISYLRFLYNENYAKYVGVAGPFDAYSVHYNWVTPRYLAIDQGTISPMIENHQSEFLWKLFMNAPDIKQGLIKLGFHSSRYGF